Sequence from the Bacillus sp. es.036 genome:
CGCAAATGCACCTTTGTCATTAACGTGACCGACAATGTAAGCTGATTTCCCTTTAGCATTCATCCGTGATACATATTCATTCGCTTCATACTCAGGCAAGCTAATTAATAGGCCACCAGAAGTTACCGCATCACATAAAATGAATTGCTCAAGTTCTGTGAGGTTTTCGTATCTGACAGATTCAGCAATCCAGCGGTGATTTGCTTTTGATCCACCAGGGATATAACCTTGCTCCGCTAGCTCAACAGTGCCAGGTAAGATAGGCACATTGTTATAGTCGATCTGAATGCTAACGTTGCTTCCGGTTGCCATTTCAAAAGCATGTCCGAGTAAACCGAAGCCGGTGACATCTGTTACAGCATTAGGTGTTAGACCTGATAGTTCTTCAGCTGCGGTTTTATTTAACTCAGCCATCGTTTCTGATACGCGCTGAAGCTGTTCAGCGGTTAACTTTTCAGGTTTAATGGCAGTTGTTTGTATGCCAACGCCAATAGGTTTTGTTAACACGATCGCGTCTCCCGGCTTAGCGCCAACGTTCATATGGATTTCATCTGGATGAACGAGACCTGTCACAGATAAACCAAACTTTGGCTCCTGATCATCAATAGAGTGTCCTCCGGCAGTAACAGCCCCTGCTTCTTCAACTTTATCAGCAGCGCCTTTCAAAATTTCTGCAAGGATGGAAGGGTCTAAAGATTTGATCGGAAAACCGACAATATTAAGAACGGTTTTCGGAACTCCACCCATTGCATAGACATCGCTTAATGAATTGGCCGCTGCAATTTGACCAAACATATATGGATCATCAACGATAGGTGTAAAGAAGTCTACCGTTTGAATCATGGCGAGTTCATCAGTTAGGCGGTACACGCCTGCATCATCGGAGGTTTCCACACCGACAAGTAAATTAGGATCATTTTTCT
This genomic interval carries:
- the selD gene encoding selenide, water dikinase SelD, with the translated sequence MSNPENIRLTSLSTKGGUGCKIGPEDLTQVLRQLPNKKNDPNLLVGVETSDDAGVYRLTDELAMIQTVDFFTPIVDDPYMFGQIAAANSLSDVYAMGGVPKTVLNIVGFPIKSLDPSILAEILKGAADKVEEAGAVTAGGHSIDDQEPKFGLSVTGLVHPDEIHMNVGAKPGDAIVLTKPIGVGIQTTAIKPEKLTAEQLQRVSETMAELNKTAAEELSGLTPNAVTDVTGFGLLGHAFEMATGSNVSIQIDYNNVPILPGTVELAEQGYIPGGSKANHRWIAESVRYENLTELEQFILCDAVTSGGLLISLPEYEANEYVSRMNAKGKSAYIVGHVNDKGAFAITASK